The Mercenaria mercenaria strain notata chromosome 8, MADL_Memer_1, whole genome shotgun sequence genome has a segment encoding these proteins:
- the LOC123523088 gene encoding neuropeptide Y receptor type 6-like codes for MEGTKDLPDIDPGAEQGEAGPNVHMLLKIVILGVIGFVSIIGNGIALGTLIIYNKQLRVTIYIVIGGLALADIVVAVMNVPNQIMYQAEKGELKSETWCKFYGVLYNSCQYIAAFHLVVLGVLRGILLTDRAHHGPTAIHALITCAILWVASLLANIPMISSSIHDPYTKRCVVKFSNKDKDTVSLQNEDSSAEERYLILSAAFSYFMPLVLIFIIYMFTGYMSKRFFEDSYSRRERRMSKMISSLIVTFALCRLPSETITLLWFYQMKNTDMVQVLYNDTDKYKVWINVREYLQILSMFDMAIRPIIYATMSREFGLVYDKVINCTYCKDDEEEELPPRLRRRGNEIEEVLHTPLRQNPELEVQDCPDNEPEEIF; via the exons ATGGAAGGTACGAAAGATTTGCCGGACATTGACCCAGGGGCCGAGCAGGGAGAAGCTGGTCCCAATGTTCACATGCTCCTTAAAATTGTAATTCTTGGAGTAATTGGCTTTGTCAGTATCATCGGAAATGGAATCGCTTTGGGCACGTTGATCATCTACAACAAGCAGTTGCGTGTAACGATCTACATTGTTATTGGAGGATTGGCGCTCGCAGATATTGTCGTGGCAGTGATGAATGTTCCAAACCAGATTATGTATCAG GCTGAGAAGGGTGAATTGAAATCAGAGACATGGTGCAAGTTTTATGGCGTTCTCTACAATTCCTGCCAATATATTGCAGCATTTCACTTAGTGGTCTTAGGAGTTCTCAGGGGGATTTTGTTGACTGACAGGGCTCATCATGGGCCTACCGCTATTCATGCCCTAATCACTTGCGCCATCTTGTGGGTGGCGTCATTACTCGCTAATATTCCGATGATTTCATCATCCATTCATGATCCATATACCAAACGTTGTGTTGTTAAATTCAGTAATAAAGACAAAGACACAGTCTCATTACAGAACGAAGATTCGAGCGCTGAGGAGCGTTATCTCATTTTATCTGCAGCATTCTCATATTTTATGCCTTTAGttcttatttttattatatacatgttcacTGGTTATATGAGCAAGAGATTTTTTGAAGACAGTTATTCTCGGCGGGAAAGACGCATGTCAAAAATGATTTCTAGTTTAATCGTGACTTTTGCTTTGTGTCGTCTGCCATCAGAGACAATCACACTACTCTGGTTTTACCAGATGAAAAATACAGATATGGTTCAAGTATTATACAACGATACAGACAAATACAAAGTATGGATAAATGTGCGAGAATATCTTCAAATACTCTCGATGTTTGACATGGCAATACGCCCAATAATCTACGCTACAATGTCACGAGAATTTGGACTTGTGTATGATAAAGTAATAAACTGTACATACTGTAAAGATGATGAAGAAGAGGAATTGCCACCACGATTACGTCGCCGTGGTAACGAGATTGAGGAAGTTTTACATACACCTCTACGACAGAATCCTGAACTTGAAGTACAGGATTGTCCAGACAACGAACCAGAAGAAATTTTCTGA